AACTTCACCCGCGCTTTCGAGCGTTATCTCGATGCGATGAAATCGGTCTATGCGGCGCTGCCGGATGACTGGCGCGTTTACACCGAACACAAGATGTTCGAGCCGGCCTTCTACTCGACCGTCGTCCAGGACTGGGGCAGCAACTACCTGATCGCCCAGGAACTCGGCCCCAAGGCCTTCTGCCTCGTCGATCTTGGCCACCATGCGCCGAACGTCAACATCGAGATGATCGTCGCCCGCCTCATCCAGTTCCGCAAGCTCGGCGGCTTCCACTTCAACGATTCGAAGTACGGTGACGACGATCTCGACACCGGCTCGATCGATCCCTACCGGCTGTTCCTCGTCTTCAACGAACTCGTCGATGCGGAGACCCGCAAGGCCAAGGGGTTCCAGCCGGCGCACATGCTCGACCAGAGCCACAACGTCACCGACTCGATCGAAAGCCTGGTGACGAGCGCCACCGAGGTCTGCCGCGCCTATGCCCAGGCGCTGATCGTCGACCGCCAGGCGCTCGCAGGCTACCAGGACGACAATGATGCGCTGATGGCAAGCGAGACGCTGAAGGTAGCCTTCCGCACTGATGTCGAGCCGATCCTCGCAATGGCGCGGCTCGACGGCGGCGGCGCAATCGCACCTGTTGCAACCTACCGCAAGAGCGGTTACCGCGCAAAAGTCGCGGCTGAGCGCCCGGCCGTTGCCGGCGGCGGGGGCGGTATCGTCTAACCCTGAACCAAGCGGCACCGGGCTGCCATTTGAGGCCCGGCGCCGCATCCCACCCTCGACAGCTCAAAAAATCGCTGCGCGATGAAATTGCCCCCTATCTGATTTCAATTCCTGATCTATCTTTCCCTTGGAGATCCAACGGAAAGGGACCCGTTCATGGGCATTGAAAGCATTCTTGTCTTCCTGATCGTCGGCGCGGTCGCCGGCTGGCTCGCCGGGCTCATCGTCAAGGGCGGCGGTTTCGGCCTCATCGGCAATATGGTCGTCGGCATCATCGGCGCCTTCATCGCCGGTTTCCTCTTCCCGGCGATCGGCATCAGTCTCGGAACCGGCATCCTCTCGGCGATCCTGCACGCGACGATCGGCGCCGTCATCCTTCTGGTGCTGATCCGCATCGTCAAACAAGCCTGACCCATCGCCGGCGGCGGTACCCTTCGCGCCCGGGATGTCCCCGGTCGTTCCATCTGGACGCGCGAAGGGCGCTGTAGCACTGTGATCTGCCGGACGGGACATCGCATTTAGCCAGACGGAGGCGAGCATGAACGCGCTTTACACCGACAAGATCGAAACGGCGCTCAAGTCGTTCATTGCCGATCACCCGGGAATGCAGACACGGGATCAGGCGATTATCGCGATCCTCGAAAACTGGTTCACCAATCACGGCTACCTGCCACCGCAGCAGGAAGGTCTGCGTCCGGAAGACCTTGACGCTTCCAACGACGATTGAGAGATTTGCGCGCCCGGCAACAAGATCATCGCGCTCTTCGCGCCGCGGCCGACCGCCATTGCCTTTCAATAACGTGAACTGTTCGCCATGAGCCTGACCTCCGTCAAAGACTTTTTCTCAGAGCATGCCCCCGACATCGACGTCATCGAGCTTCAGCAAAGCACCGCAACGGTCGCGCTCGCGGCCGAGGGCCATGGTGTCGAGCCGGCGCAAATTGCCAAGACGCTGGCGCTTCGCGTCGGCGACGACGTGATCCTGATCGTCACGCGCGGCGACGCCCGCCTCGACAACAAGAAATACAAGGCCCGCTTCGGCACAAAGGCGCGCATGCTCGGCTTCGACGAGGTGGAGGCCGAAACCGGCCATCCAGTCGGCGGCGTCTGCCCCTTCGGTCTTGCCAAGCCGCACAGCATCTATTGCGACATGTCGCTGAAGGCCTACGACATCGTCGTGCCGGCCGCCGGCGCCACCAATGCGGCTGTGCACATCAGCCCGACCCGCATCGCCGAACTGACCGGCGCCGAGTGGATCGACGTATCCGAAACGTAGTTTGCCGTTTCGGAAACGCGGCCTGCCTTGGAATGGCCACAAAGCTTAACTGAAACCGCTGGCGCGTCCCGGCAGTGATTTGCTGGGTCCGTCCTTCCGTTGCCAGGAGTCCGTCAAGCATGAAGCTACTCGCGTACCCGCTCATCTTCGCCGCCACGTTTTCCCCGGCGCTGGCGATGGATCAGTCCCTGGTACGCCAGTTCGAGAAGCTCGATCCGCAGACCCGTCTGGAGCAGCGCTGTGACACCGAAGCGATGGAGCGCATCAACGCCGACAAGTCGAGCTTCAAACCGGACAAAGTGATTGCCTATACTTTCGCCGAACCGGTCGTGAAGGAAGACAAGATGAAGGCGCCGGGCGCCGTGTTCCGCAGCAAGGGGGAATGGTACAAGCTGAAGTTCAAGTGCCTCACCGACGCCGAGCACCTGGATGTCCTGTCTTTCGAATACAAGATCGGCGAGTTGGTGCCGCACGAGAGCTGGGACGAATTCTACCTCTACCCCTGACGGACGTCGAAGGACGCGGCGGCGTTAAAGGTGGCAGCCCTAAAGGATGGCCACGAGAAAGAGCAGCGAGCCGAACGACAACGCCGCCATGATGCTCATCAGCATTTTCATCATGTGCTCTGCCATATCACCCTTACCTCGCCACCATCGGAACGACCGCGACAGTGTATCCCGTCCGCCGCTTAGATCCGTCGGACAAAGAGCGGCGTGAGCCTGATCCGAGAGTGCGCCCGCATGGTTAACAAAGCGTTAATTCGAGCGATGCCGAGAGAGGTCGGGCATACCCTATCCAAGACAAGGCTCACACAAGATCGACGCGGAATAACGAATGGGCAGGGGGAGTTCCCTGCATGCGCGGTTTCCCCGCGTCTTGCGGCAGCCCCAGGGCTGGCAATGCGGGCAACGGGCAACGTCCGAGCGACGAGAAATCGCGCGAAATGAGCACCATGGAGAGGCGCGTGAGCCAGGTTAAGCTGAGCATTTGCATTCCAACCTACAATCGCGCGGCGTTTCTCGAAAAGGCGCTCGCCTATTTCGTCGACCTTTACCAATTCTCGTATAAGTACGAGATCATCATCTCCGACAACGCGTCGACGGACGACACGCGCGACGTGGCCGAGTGCTTCATCGCCAAGGGCTTGCCGATTCGTTATCTCCGGCAGGCGGAAAACTACGGTTCGGGCGCAAACGTCGTCAGCGCCTTCAGCCGCGCGACCGGCGAATATGTGCTCTACCTTGCCGACGACGACATCCTGATCAACGACGGCTTGCGCGAGGCGATCCGCTACCTGGATCTCAATCCGGAAGTCACCGCTTGCTACGCGCCCTGGTACACGCATGACGAAGTCGAGGAGCGCGATGATCCGCCGTTCTACATCGTCGACAAGGACACGAAGTTCAAGAAGCGCGCTTCCGAGGAAGTGTTCGACTTCCTCTGCGAGCGACACGTGTTTCCGGAAATCGGCATCTACCGGGCGTCGGCGCTACGGTCGGCCTGGGTGCCCAGGAACTTCGCCTACTGGGCCTTCGCCTATCTCGCCCATTTTCTGGAGCAGGGCGCCGTCGCCTTCCTGAGAAAGCCGTTCTACCGACAGGTCACCCGTTCGAAGATTGCCCGCGACCGGCCGCAAGCCGGCCATGCCGACGTGCTCACCGCCTGGGACAGCTACCGCGGCGGCCTTGAATATTTCCTCTATTCCGGCGCCAAGCGCGGCGCCGTGCGGCTGACGCCCGACCGCCGGGCCTATCTCGATGCGCAGGTGCGGGATTTCACCATGCTGCGCATGACGGTCGCGCTGCGCATGTGGATCGCGAAGAAGGACTACATCCGAGCCTATGAGCTTTATACCCGTCTGATGCTCGGCGGCTTCGAACACCATCCCGAACTGCAGCGGTCAAAGGGCGTTCTGCCGCTCATGGTCGCCCTGCAGACGGTGATGTGGCATACGAACGCGGTCGCCGAGATCGATCGCCTGGTGCTGCACGGCGTCGAAGACCATGGTGCGATCGAAGAGCTGTTGCGTGACCTTGGCCTGCGCTCCCATATCGCCGTCGTTCCCGGTACAACGGAACTCACGCCGGACGAAATTGCCCGCACCGCCGTCTTCGTCACGGCAGACAGCGACCGCAAGCACTATCTTCGCAAGGGGCATCTGCCGAACCTGGTGGTCAGCGAAAGCGACATCCTCAACCACGTTCTGCTTTAAAATATAAAAGGGCGCCGCTGGCGCCCTCGTTTGTTTCGCAGGTTATGCCGGGTAGCGCGACGGGCAAAAAGGCCGCTTGACCACGCACGCCCCACGGATACCGCATTACTTGCGCATGATGCCCTTGTAATAGGCGCCGTTGCGCGGCGGTGGGCGGTTCACGACCTTGGCCTCAGGGTTGTACTTCTCGCTCTTGTGGCCTTCGTTGATGG
The nucleotide sequence above comes from Ensifer sp. PDNC004. Encoded proteins:
- the rhaI gene encoding L-rhamnose catabolism isomerase, which encodes MTTTMISQATVEAENESRLSALRRDYESLGERLGRRGIAIDEIKRKVAAYGVAVPSWGVGTGGTRFARFPGKGEPRNIFDKLEDCAVIQQLTRATPTVSLHIPWDKVNDISELKEKGTSLGLGFDAMNSNTFSDAPGQEHSYKFGSLSHADAATRAQAVEHNLECIEIGRQLGSKALTVWVGDGSNFPGQSNFTRAFERYLDAMKSVYAALPDDWRVYTEHKMFEPAFYSTVVQDWGSNYLIAQELGPKAFCLVDLGHHAPNVNIEMIVARLIQFRKLGGFHFNDSKYGDDDLDTGSIDPYRLFLVFNELVDAETRKAKGFQPAHMLDQSHNVTDSIESLVTSATEVCRAYAQALIVDRQALAGYQDDNDALMASETLKVAFRTDVEPILAMARLDGGGAIAPVATYRKSGYRAKVAAERPAVAGGGGGIV
- a CDS encoding GlsB/YeaQ/YmgE family stress response membrane protein gives rise to the protein MGIESILVFLIVGAVAGWLAGLIVKGGGFGLIGNMVVGIIGAFIAGFLFPAIGISLGTGILSAILHATIGAVILLVLIRIVKQA
- a CDS encoding YbaK/EbsC family protein, which produces MSLTSVKDFFSEHAPDIDVIELQQSTATVALAAEGHGVEPAQIAKTLALRVGDDVILIVTRGDARLDNKKYKARFGTKARMLGFDEVEAETGHPVGGVCPFGLAKPHSIYCDMSLKAYDIVVPAAGATNAAVHISPTRIAELTGAEWIDVSET
- a CDS encoding DUF930 domain-containing protein, coding for MKLLAYPLIFAATFSPALAMDQSLVRQFEKLDPQTRLEQRCDTEAMERINADKSSFKPDKVIAYTFAEPVVKEDKMKAPGAVFRSKGEWYKLKFKCLTDAEHLDVLSFEYKIGELVPHESWDEFYLYP
- a CDS encoding glycosyltransferase family 2 protein; this encodes MSQVKLSICIPTYNRAAFLEKALAYFVDLYQFSYKYEIIISDNASTDDTRDVAECFIAKGLPIRYLRQAENYGSGANVVSAFSRATGEYVLYLADDDILINDGLREAIRYLDLNPEVTACYAPWYTHDEVEERDDPPFYIVDKDTKFKKRASEEVFDFLCERHVFPEIGIYRASALRSAWVPRNFAYWAFAYLAHFLEQGAVAFLRKPFYRQVTRSKIARDRPQAGHADVLTAWDSYRGGLEYFLYSGAKRGAVRLTPDRRAYLDAQVRDFTMLRMTVALRMWIAKKDYIRAYELYTRLMLGGFEHHPELQRSKGVLPLMVALQTVMWHTNAVAEIDRLVLHGVEDHGAIEELLRDLGLRSHIAVVPGTTELTPDEIARTAVFVTADSDRKHYLRKGHLPNLVVSESDILNHVLL